One Pomacea canaliculata isolate SZHN2017 linkage group LG9, ASM307304v1, whole genome shotgun sequence DNA segment encodes these proteins:
- the LOC112571495 gene encoding dual specificity tyrosine-phosphorylation-regulated kinase 2-like → MKQYMHKLSAFEHHEIFNYPSVFFVGQNAKKRQGVVGGAGNSGYDDENGSYIHVPHDHISYRYEVLKVIGKGSFGQVVKAYDHKDSVHVALKMVRNEKRFHRQAQEEIRILEHLKKQDKDNTMNIVHMLEHFTFRNHICITFELLSMNLYELIKKNKFQGFSLQLVRKFAHSILQCLDALYKNRIIHCDLKPENILLKQQGRSGIKVIDFGSSCYEHQRIYTYIQSRFYRAPEVILGAKYGMPIDMWSLGCILAELLTGYPLFPGEDEGDQLACIIELLGMPPQKLLENSKRARNFISSKGYPRYCTVTTLPDGSTALNGGRSRRGKPRGPPNSKEMGVALKGCDDSMFLDFMKRSLEWDPATRMTPIQALRHPWLRRRLPKPPGQVDTRSDSATRRNSSGARSSGMPKLTNGNVTTASGKTRQLVLQEDMQQLNTRTKLPQIGSTM, encoded by the coding sequence ATGAAACAGTACATGCACAAGTTGTCCGCGTTTGAACACCACGAGATCTTTAACTACCCTAGCGTCTTTTTTGTGGGTCAGAATGCCAAGAAGAGACAAGGCGTCGTAGGCGGTGCCGGTAACAGCGGGTACGATGATGAAAATGGTTCCTACATCCACGTGCCACACGACCACATTTCATATCGCTATGAGGTTCTAAAGGTGATAGGAAAAGGCAGTTTTGGGCAAGTGGTAAAAGCTTATGATCATAAAGATTCAGTGCACGTTGCCCTGAAAATGGTGAGAAACGAAAAGCGTTTCCACAGGCAAGCTCAGGAAGAAATAAGAATATTAGAACACTTGAAAAAGCAAGATAAAGACAATACAATGAACATTGTGCACATGCTGGAGCATTTCACCTTTAGAAATCATATTTGCATAACATTTGAACTTCTCAGTATGAACCTCTATGAACttataaaaaagaacaaattccAAGGATTCAGTTTACAACTTGTGCGAAAGTTTGCTCATTCAATTTTACAGTGTCTTGATGCTCTCTATAAGAATCGAATTATCCATTGTGATCTCAAACCCGAAAACATACTCTTAAAGCAGCAGGGCCGTAGTGGCATTAAGGTAATTGATTTTGGGTCGAGCTGCTATGAGCACCAGCGAATCTACACATACATCCAGTCTCGCTTCTACCGTGCACCGGAGGTCATTCTCGGAGCTAAGTATGGCATGCCCATTGACATGTGGAGTTTAGGATGTATTCTTGCTGAACTTCTTACAGGTTATCCACTCTTCCCAGGTGAAGATGAAGGTGACCAGCTTGCATGCATCATAGAACTTCTAGGCATGCCCCCTCAGAAGCTGCTGGAGAACAGTAAGCGAGCTCGTAACTTTATTAGTTCCAAGGGCTACCCCAGATACTGCACTGTCACTACCTTACCTGACGGATCCACAGCTCTGAATGGTGGTAGGTCTCGTCGTGGGAAACCAAGGGGTCCACCAAACAGCAAAGAAATGGGTGTGGCATTGAAGGGATGTGATGATTCCATGTTCCTTGATTTCATGAAGCGGTCACTTGAATGGGATCCTGCCACACGTATGACTCCAATTCAGGCTCTTCGACATCCATGGCTTCGTCGACGATTGCCAAAGCCACCAGGTCAAGTGGATACCCGAAGTGACTCTGCAACTCGTCGCAATTCATCAGGTGCTCGCAGCTCTGGTATGCCAAAGCTAACCAATGGCAATGTTACTACAGCCAGTGGGAAGACAAGGCAGCTGGTTCTTCAAGAAGATATGCAGCAACTCAACACACGTACAAAGTTGCCACAAATTGGTTCCACCATGTGA
- the LOC112571489 gene encoding coatomer subunit gamma-2-like, with the protein MKMMMLKRDKKEEEDGGGNPFNNLEKSTVLQEARTFNDTPINPRKCGQILTKLLYVINQGEAIGSLEATEAFFAMTKLFQSKDPILRRLVYLGIKEMSKIAQDVIIVTSSLMKDMTGKEEQFRGPAIRALCSITDTSMLQSIERHMKQAIVDKVPAVSSAALVSSLHLSKNSQEVVKRWVNEAQEAVNSDNIMVQYHALGLLYHIRRSDKLAVTKLVSKFSKHTLKSPYAYCLLIRIATKLIEEENAGSGTPMFDFIESCLRHKSEMVIYEAAQAIVQLKNTTAKDLAPAVSVLQLFCSSPKPTLRFAAVRTLNKVAMKHPAAVTACNLDLENLITDVNRSIATLAITTLLKTGNESSVDRLMKQISSFMSEISDEFKIVVVQAIRALCAKFPRKHNVLMTFLASMLRDEGGFEYKKEIVDCIIATIEENPEAKEAGLAHLCEFIEDCEHTVLATKILHLLGREGPRTPTPSKYIRFIYNRVILENAAVRAAAVSAIAKFGAHCEELLNSCVVLLERCQMDTDDEVRDRSTFYVNVLKQQQKALSSAYILNGLQVSVVGLERALHQYTLEPSEAPFDMKSVPLATQPLVEQKVREAPGGLGETPSKVSADKAAATRQDLYQEQLAAIPELANLGNLFKSSAPVEITESETEYYVQCIKHMFRNYIVFQFDCTNTLDDQVLERVTVDMEAGEGFEVVKQVACASLPYNKPGSTYTLMRLPEEPTSVTGTFPCTLKFVVRDCDPTTGEPDDEGYEDEYVLEDVEVTVADHVQKVLKANFAASWEEVGPENELEDTYALATVNTLEDAIKNITQYLGLQPCERSDKVPEGKSSHTLYLSGIFRGGHDALVRAKLALDSSGVTMQLTVRSTDPSVSEILATAIA; encoded by the exons atgaagatgatgatgctgaAACGAGataaaaaggaggaagaggatg GAGGAGGAAACCCATTCAATAATCTTGAGAAAAGTACTGTCTTGCAAGAG GCTAGAACTTTCAATGATACTCCAATCAACCCAAGAAAATGTGGACAGATACTGACCAAGCTGCTCTATGTTATCAACCAG GGCGAAGCAATTGGCTCACTTGAGGCTACAGAAGCTTTTTTTGCCATGACTAAACTATTTCAGTCAAAAgat CCAATTCTTCGCCGCTTGGTCTACCTTGGCATCAAGGAAATGTCTAAAATCGCCCAGGATGTCATAATTGTTACAAGCAG tCTTATGAAAGACATGACTGGCAAAGAAGAACAGTTTCGAGGGCCAGCTATTCGGGCTTTGTGCTCCATTACAGAT ACCAGCATGCTGCAGAGCATTGAGCGACACATGAAGCAGGCTATTGTGGACAAGGTACCAGCTGTGTCCAGCGCAGCGCTTGTGTCTTCCCTG CACCTCAGTAAAAATAGTCAGGAAGTTGTGAAACGGTGGGTGAATGAAGCTCAGGAGGCTGTCAACAGTGACAACATCATGGTGCAG TACCATGCTTTGGGACTTCTGTATCACATTCGGCGCAGTGACAAGTTGGCTGTCACTAAGCTGGTTAGCAAGTTCTCCAAACATACTCTCAAGTCTCCTTATGCATACTGTCTTCTT ATCCGGATAGCCACTAAGCTGATTGAAGAGGAAAATGCTGG GTCTGGAACCCCAATGTTTGACTTTATTGAAAGCTGTTTGCGCCACAAGAGTGAGATGGTCATATATGAAGCAGCACAAGCCATCGTGCAGTTGAAAAACACTACAGCCAAAGACCTGGCCCCAGCAGTTTCTGTTCTCCAACTTTTCTGCAGCTCACCGAAACCCACTTTGCGCTTTGCTGCTGTCCGAACTTTGAATAAG GTCGCCATGAAACACCCAGCTGCAGTGACTGCATGCAACCTTGACCTTGAGAACCTGATCACGGATGTGAACCGCAGCATTGCCACCCTAGCCATTACCACTTTGCTTAAGACGGGCAACGAGAGTTCTGTTGACCGCCTCATGAAGCAAATATCATCCTTTATGTCAGAGATCTCTGATGAGTTCAAGATCGTCGTTGTCCAGGCTATAAG GGCCCTATGTGCCAAGTTCCCAAGAAAGCACAATGTGCTGATGACATTCCTGGCCTCCATGCTGAGAGACGAA gGAGGTTTCGAGTATAAAAAAGAGATTGTGGACTGTATTATTGCCACCATAGAAGAAAACCCAGAAGCCAAAGAGGCAG GGCTGGCTCATTTGTGTGAGTTTATTGAGGATTGTGAACACACTGTTCTGGCCACAAAGATCCTGCACCTGCTGGGCCGTGAAGGACCTCGCACCCCTACCCCCTCCAAGTACATCCGCTTTATTTACAACAGGGTCATCTTGGAGAATGCAGCTGTTCGAGCTG CTGCTGTGAGTGCCATTGCCAAATTTGGTGCCCACTGTGAGGAGCTGCTCAATAGCTGCGTTGTGCTGCTGGAGAG gtgCCAGATGGACACCGATGATGAGGTTCGTGATCGTTCAACATTCTATGTTAATGTCCTCAAGCAGCAGCAGAAGGCACTTAGTTCAGCGTACATACTCAATG GGCTGCAGGTGTCTGTGGTGGGACTTGAGAGAGCTCTACATCAGTATACACTGGAACCTAGTGAAGCACCTTTTGATATGAAGTCAGTGCCTTTGGCTACCCAGCCTCTGGTTGAACAGAAAG TGCGTGAAGCACCAGGAGGACTTGGGGAAACACCTAGTAAGGTCTCAGCAGACAAAGCAGCCGCAACACGACAGGACCTATATCAAG AGCAACTGGCAGCCATACCAGAACTGGCCAATCTTGGCAACTTATTCAAGTCCTCCGCACCTGTGGAGATCACCGAGTCAGAGACTGAGTACTATGTTCAGTGCATCAAACATATGTTCAGGAACTACATTGTCTTCCAG TTTGACTGTACCAACACCCTGGATGACCAAGTGTTGGAGCGGGTGACAGTGGACATGGAGGCTGGGGAAGGCTTTGAGGTGGTGAAGCAAGTGGCCTGCGCTAGCCTTCCTTACAACAAGCCAGGCTCCACCTACACTCTCATGCGCCTGCCTGAGGAACCAACATCTG TGACAGGTACATTTCCTTGCACACTCAAGTTTGTTGTACGAGACTGTGACCCAACAACTGGAGAACCGGATGATGAAGGTTATGAAGACGAATATGTG CTAGAGGATGTGGAGGTCACTGTGGCAGATCATGTGCAGAAAGTGTTGAAAGCTAACTTCGCAGCATCATGGGAAGAAGTGGGCCCAGAGAACGAACTGGAAGACACTTATGCCCTAGCTACTGTTAACACTTTGGAAG ATGCTATTAAGAACATCACACAGTATTTGGGACTTCAACCATGTGAGCGATCTGACAAAGTTCCAGAAGGCAAAAGTTCTCATACCTTATACCTGTCTGGTATATTCCGTGGTGGCCACGATGCACTGGTTAGAGCTAAGCTGGCGCTGGACTCGTCAGGTGTGACAATGCAGCTGACTGTGCGATCTACAGATCCTAGTGTGTCAGAAATACTGGCCACAGCAATTGCTTAG
- the LOC112571504 gene encoding LOW QUALITY PROTEIN: TBC1 domain family member 25-like (The sequence of the model RefSeq protein was modified relative to this genomic sequence to represent the inferred CDS: deleted 2 bases in 1 codon), translating into MAGFYSLENKEVIRIKVKKCDGLMQPEYKKFSIDPQITSFEMLQGILAKAFDIKSDFTLSYLARDTEGQEVYLSMLSDWDMDAAFQCAADPCLKLKVDLKPFDQELDDWDVIARAEIPQHRITSILDKSSLLGTITSNITSQVGRTMSTMQRAMGLKHPEETYKPLKLAMSDMEFHNYLDSAGYMVKPNEFRLSIYQGGIESSLRRVAWRHLLNIFPEQMSGRERFDYLKRKELEYYSLRDEWKERFSGGSTTEEVKYVASMVKKDVLRTDRSHRLYAGGDDNKNTLSLFHILVTYALTHPDVSYCQGMSDLASPLLVIQKDEAQAYICFCSLMQRLRGNFSPDGSSMMTQFRHLSELLKVHDPQFYEYLQGINAHDLFFCYRWLLLQLKREFPFEDALYMMEVMWSTLPPSPPEQELSLVDHDYNAKLLSSSPCSPTFSFQQSVYAKLLAMRCSSRMRDFAVSGAARTPPTLMPTNPGLNKNSSFDASPGDEDRGVDYPEIDDPMTRSLQQRSSSIDQVLHDCTSAACLQEDCIEKLSSCESGKQNDGELVNNSVCSCHKCKSPDKTRDFIVSVDNQHKSVLGHKETCSIPQLNGTTALCQDSPESAHSYADESPEILNTHSNGDSVDPETSISSDSHQTEVDQHMQFNLSLESSSAATDTADAAEQDKKEVEDGYSGFFGSMRKFLASPKRRPLDIYIPQEISSYGSASSTSPKQPASELVPLLQGLSDSGVSDGAQDGGASETRTACPAAKIVKQQIKKLNPMLSSLLAQLPPPQEFGMGNPFLMFLCLTLLLQHRDQIVQAHMGYEDVAMYFDKMVRRHNVQKVLHQARELYSEYLRSQQELADQGQQQQQQSKQEFGLNV; encoded by the exons AAGTGTGATGGCCTGATGCAGCCGGAGTATAAAAAGTTCTCCATTGATCCACAGATTACATCATTTGAAATGCTGCAGGGAATTCTTGCCAAAGCTTTTGATATCAAAAG TGACTTCACACTGAGCTACTTGGCTCGTGATACCGAAGGCCAGGAGGTGTACCTAAGCATGTTGTCAGACTGGGACATGGACGCTGCTTTTCAATGTGCTGCAGACCCTTGCCTCAAACTCAAAGTGGACCTGAAGCCCTTTGACCAAG AGCTTGATGACTGGGATGTCATTGCACGTGCAGAAATTCCACAGCACCGTATTACAAGCATCCTGGATAAAAGCTCACTGTTGGGTACCATCACCAGCAACATCACCAGCCAGGTGGGACGCACCATGTCCACCATGCAGCGTGCAATGG GTTTAAAGCACCCAGAGGAGACATACAAGCCCTTGAAACTTGCCATGTCAGACATGGAATTCCACAATTACCTCGATTCAGCAGGCTACATGGTGAAGCCAAATGAATTCCGCCTGAGCATTTATCAAGGTGGCATTGAGAGCTCGCTGCGTAGAGTAGCCTGGCGCCATTTACTCAACATCTTTCCTGAGCAGATGTCAGGCCGAGAACGTTTTGATTATTTGAAGCGCAAAGAACTG GAGTACTATTCTTTGCGAGATGAGTGGAAAGAGAGATTTTCTGGCGGCAGCACGACTGAGGAGGTGAAGTATGTTGCATCTATGGTTAAAAAAGATGTCCTTCGCACAGACAGGTCTCACCGTCTGTATGCTGGTGGGgatgacaacaaaaatactcTCAGCCTCTTCCACATCCTTGTGACCTATGCCTTGACACACCCAGATGTCTCATATTGCCAG GGTATGAGTGATCTGGCATCGCCATTGCTGGTTATACAAAAAGATGAGGCCCAGGCCTATATATGCTTCTGTAGCCTAATGCAGCGATTGCGTGGCAACTTCTCTCCTGATGGTTCTTCAATGATGACCCAGTTTCGACACTTGTCAGAACTGCTGAAGGTGCATGATCCCCAGTTCTATGAGTACCTGCAAGGCATCAACGCTCACGACCTCTTTTTTTGCTATCGCTGGCTTCTCCTTCAGCTTAAACGAGAGTTTCCTTTTGAAGATGCTCTCTATATGATGGAG GTAATGTGGAGcacactccctccctctcctccagAGCAGGAGCTGTCGTTGGTAGACCATGACTACAATGCCAAACTGCTGTCGTCATCTCCTTGTTCCCCCACCTTTTCTTTCCAGCAGTCAGTCTACGCCAAGTTGCTGGCCATGCGCTGCTCCAGTCGCATGCGAGACTTTGCAGTGTCTGGTGCTGCAAGAACTCCTCCTACTCTTATGCCCACTAATCCTGGACTCAACAAGAACTCATCCTTCGATGCCTCCCCTGGGGATGAAGATAGGGGAGTGGACTACCCTGAGATAGACGACCCTATGACACGGTCGCTTCAGCAGCGATCTAGCAGCATCGACCAGGTGCTGCATGACTGTACATCAGCTGCATGCTTGCAGGAAGATTGCATTGAGAAGCTCTCCTCTTGTGAAAGTGGCAAACAGAATGATGGTGAGCTTGTGAATAACAGTGTTTGCTCTTGTCACAAATGCAAGTCCCCTGACAAGACCAGAGATTTCATTGTCAGTGTTGACAATCAGCATAAAAGTGTTCTTGGACACAAAGAAACCTGTTCCATTCCTCAGCTGAATGGGACTACAGCACTATGCCAAGACAGTCCAGAAAGCGCCCATAGCTATGCTGATGAAAGTCCTGAAATACTTAATACACATTCGAATGGTGACAGTGTGGATCCAGAAACAAGCATTTCATCTGATTCCCATCAGACAGAGGTAGATCAACACATGCAGTTCAACTTGTCTCTGGAGTCCAGTTCAGCAGCAACAGATACAGCAGATGCAGCAGAACAAGATAAGAAGGAGGTGGAGGACGGTTATTCAGGGTTCTTTGGCAGCATGAGGAAGTTTCTGGCTTCTCCAAAACGTCGTCCTCTTGATATTTACATTCCTCAGGAGATCTCTAGCTATGGGTCTGCCTCCAGCACCAGTCCCAAGCAGCCAGCAAGTGAATTAGTGCCATTATTGCAAGGGCTTTCTGACTCAGGTGTGTCAGATGGTGCACAGGATGGAGGCGCCAGTGAAACTCGCACAGCTTGTCCGGCAGCCAAAATCGTCAAGCAGCagataaaaaaactaaatccCATGCTCAGCAGCCTCCTAGCC CAGCTGCCCCCTCCTCAAGAATTTGGCATGGGGAATCCCTTCCTGATGTTTCTGTGTCTCACCTTGTTGCTGCAGCACAGAGATCAGATCGTGCAAGCCCACATGGGGTATGAAGATGTTGCCATGTATTTTGACAAGATGGTGCGACGTCACAACGTGCAGAAGGTGTTGCACCAAGCTCGAGAGCTGTATTCAGAGTATCTGCGCTCACAGCAGGAACTAGCAGACCagggacagcagcagcaacaacaatctAAGCAAGAGTTTGGTCTCAATGTTTGA